The sequence ATAACCCGGGGGCACTTTATCCTGCCTGGCGGTTTGCCAGGAAAAAAGGGATACCCTATTGTTTTGATATTGAGGATTACCACCCTGGTGAAACAGCAAGTGGTGCTGAAGCGGACAAGATCCGTAGCGTAATGCGGTATTATTTAAGAGATGCGGCCTATTTGTCTGCCGCTTCTCCACTAATTCTCCAACATACTTTGGAGGATATCGGTGATTTTACCCATCCCGCGATCGTGGTACATAATTTTTTTCCTACCGGGGAATTTATTCCACCGAAACCAGATTACAACAATCCAAAACTGAAAATAATCTGGTTTTCGCAAAACATTAATCATGGCCGTGGATTAGAAGAAATTGCAGCGATACTTCCCCAATTTGACGATCGGGTTGAACTTCACCTGATCGGTAACCTCAACGCGGATTATTATGAAAAATACTTAAAAGGGATAGGCAGTATTAAGATCCTTTCGCCTGTTGCACAGAAACAGTTACACCATGAACTTGCCAGTTATGATGTTGGCCTTGCGATAGAACCATCGAAAGACCTAAATAATGAATTGGCTGTCTCCAATAAACTGAATGCATATATCCAAGGTGGCGTTTATGTGTTGGCATCGGATACAAAGGGCCAGCGCCAGCATATGATGGATCATCAAGTTTCGGGAGAACTTGTTAATTTGAAAAGTAAACCAGCATTGACTGCTTTTTTTAACCAGGCGATCCAGCAAAAGGATCAATTGAGGCAAAGCATGGCAGACCGTTTTGAAAAACAAAAAAAGTATTCCTGGGAAACAGAAGCTGAAAAGCTATTGCAGGTATGGACAAGAATTGTGTTATGAAGAAGATCCTGATAATTTCACCGCATTTTCCACCAAGTAACCTTGCCGCAGTGCACAGAAGCAGGTTATTTGCCATGCACTTACCTGAGTTCGGTTGGGAGCCGATCGTGTTAACCGTGCATGAAAAATATTATGAAGAGGCATTGGACCATAACCTGGAAAAATTATTGCCCACCGGGTTACGTATTGAAAAAGTGAAAGCATTCCCGGTCACCAGTCCCAGGCTGATCGGTGATATCGGCATCCGTGGATTTTTCCAGATGTACCGCAGGGCCAGGCAAATAATCAAAGCAGAAAAAATTGATTTTCTATATATCCCGATACCGTCTTTCTATGTCGCCTTACTCGGCAGGCTGCTACATGCGCGCACAGGGGTAACTTATGGCATTGATTATATAGATCCATGGGTACACCATTTTGCTGGTAGTGAAAGAATTTTTTCAAGGCATTGGCTGAGTACCAAATTATCGGAATTCCTTGAACCAATAGCGATCAAAAAAGCTGCGCTGATAACAGGTGTGGCAGAAGGGTATTATAAGGGTGTGCAGCAAAGGAACCCGGCCCTTGTTAAAAGGTGTGAATTTGCTGCAATGCCATATGGAGGCGAAGCGCTGGATCATAAAAACCTGAAAAACCTCGGCATTAAACCCTACCTGTTTACCAAAAATCCGGGGAAGCTGCAACTGGTATATGCAGGCGCTATGCTACCGAAAGCCTACCAGCCATTGGAAGAGATCTTTAAGGCGATTTCAAATAACCCGGCTTTATTTCAACAGCTTGAAATTCATTTTGTAGGAACCGGGAAAAAAGCGAACGATCCGGAGAGCTTTAACATAAAACCATATGCAGAAAAATATGGGTTATGGCAAAAACAAATATTCGAATACCCACAGCGGATACCCTACCTCGATGTGTTAATCCACCTCGACGCGCTTGATGGTGTATTTATACTTGGCAGCACAGAGCCACATTATACGCCCAGCAAGGTGTACCAGGGTGTTCTGGCACAGAAGCCCATTTTGGCTGTTTTACATGAAGCAAGCTCAGCCGTAGAAGTGTTGAAAAGTTCGGGAGCCGGATTGGTGCTGGCTTTTGATGGTGAAAAAGAACTGGACAAGATCCGGATGGAATTTCCAGTATACTTTGAGGAGTACCGGAAATTCCTTCAGTCATTTGATTTCTCCAGGGTAAACCTGTCAAATTTTGAGATGTATTCTGCAAGGAATGTAACCAGGATATTAGCGGAAAGTCTCAATAATATTAGTTGATTGAAGAAGAAACTAGCTATAGTCAGTACCCATCCTATCCAGTATAATGCACCCTGGTTTGGACTTTTGAATCAATCATCTACTGTTCAGGTAAAAGTTTTTTATACCTGGTCACAATCCCAAGGCGGAGCAAAATTTGATCCGGGTTTTGGAAGGGTTGTCGAATGGGATATACCTTTACTGGAGGGTTATGATTACTGCTTTGTTGAGAACACCGCCAGTAAACCCGGTACAAGCCATTTCGGGGGAATTGTCAATCCTGGCCTGATACCCGAGATTGAAAGCTGGCGGGCCGATGCAGTGCTGATAATGGGCTGGAATTTTAGCAGCCATTTCAGTTGTATGCGCTACTTCAAAGGGCGAATACCGGTTATGTTCAGGGGTGACTCGACGTTATTAGATGAGATACCTGGAGTCAAGCGAACTATTCGCCGTTTGTTCCTGACCTTCATTTACAGGTATGTAGATTATGCATTGTACGTAGGGGAGAATAACAGGCTTTATTTCAAGGCGCATGGACTTAAAGACAAACAATTATTTAAAGTGCCCCACGCAATTGATAATACGCGATTCGGTTTAAATAAGTTTGAGGAATTGGCGCAAGCCAAAAGAAGGGAATTGGGAATTTGTGACGACGACTTCCTTGTTTTGTTTGCAGGTAAAATGGAACCCAAAAAAGACCCGGACTTCATATTACAGCTTGCAGGAATATTGGATGAACCATCAATTAAGTTTTTATTGGTGGGCAATGGTGTGTTGGAAGCATCTTTGAAGGAAAAGGCTAAAGGAGACAACCGTATCAAATTCCTTGATTTTCAGAACCAATCGGCAATGCCTGTGATGTACCGGATGGCAGATATTTTTATCCTGCCTTCCAGGGGGCCCGGGGAAACATGGGGATTGGCGATCAATGAAGCCATGGCCAGCGGCAGGCCTGTGATGGTTAGTGAAAAAGTTGGCGGTGCTCCAGACCTGGTTAAAGATGGCCAAAACGGAATCATTATCCAGCCAGGCGAATTGAATAAAGCAGCGGAATGTATAAGAAGCCTGGCGTCTGATAAAAATAACTGGAAGAAAATGGCAGGTGCTTCCAGTTCGCTTATCAGGGAATTTACCTTTGAAAAAATTGCGACCAATATAGAAAAGCTGATTTCTAAAATTTAATAAAACGCTATCAAGAATAAACTATCATATTTCTTTCTGATTGTAAATATCGGCGTAGTGATACTGTCGACTATTACAAATTGGTATGAAGAGTTGACGCATATACTTTTTATTAGTCTCCTGCTGAATATCCTGAATAAACTGGGAAAGGGCCTGGTACTCAGGGAATCTATAGCTTTCTTTTATTGCCTTACCTGCCTGGAGTTTCCAGTGCTTGGTTATAATGTATATACCGGTGATTTTTGGTTATCCAGGCTATTTATGAAATATATGCTTGTGCCCGAGGCTGAATATTTAAGCATGGCCTTGCCAGCGATCTCGGCTTTTGTTGTAGCACTTACCTGGCCTTTACCAGCTAATGATCAATCAAATGATGAAGGACAGGGTATCCATAATTTATTCCTGGCAATCAAGGCCAGAGCAATTGCCCTTCAATCCATTGCGATTTGGATAATTGTGGTTGGTATCATCTTTTCTGTGATTTCAAGAGTGTTGCCTGCAAGCCTTAGCTTTGTGGCGACCTTGTTCTTTTTTAGTGCATTTGCCGGATTATTATACCTGTATTTTTGTCCGCCTTCAATGTTTCGTACCCTGTTTATCATCATATTCCTGGTGTTTGTAGCAGGAAATGCGCTTTCCTCCGGTATGTTTACGGTGGTGGCATATATGGGGATCACCATATTTTCATTTTTCTTTCTGGGTAACAGGATGAGCCTGGTTAAGAAAGTGAGTATTTTTTCTATCGGGGTCATGTTTATTTTGGTATTGCAGAGTTCTAAAGGGGCATATCGGGAAGCAACCTGGTTTGGCCAAACAAATGATAACAGAGCCCTGGTCTTTGCAAAACTTTTCTGGGAGAATCTTCAAAAAGGCACATCACTTTTTAAAAAGGAGGAGTTTTACCCATTACATGTTCGAATGAACCAGGGCTGGAATATCACCCTTGTTATGAAAAGGATACCGGCCATGCAGGAACCCGATGGTGGAAAGCAATTAGTTACTGTAGCTGCCGCATCATTTGTGCCAAGGTTACTTTGGCCAGATAAGCCAATGGCAGGAGGTAAATTTAATATGAAGCATTATGCGGGCGTTACGATTTCCGGGTATTCCACAAATGTTGGTCCTTTAGGCGAAGGGTATGGCAGTTTTGGCAAAACCGGCGCTATGTTTTTTATGGCTATACTTGGCCTGTTTATAAGGTGGGTATATAAACGGTTCTTTTCACTGGCCATAAAGTATCCATTATTGATTTGCTGGTTGCCAGTTATGTTTTATCAGCTTACCTATTCTGCTGAAACTGATACCTTACAGATATTGAATTCATTGATAAAAGGAAGTTTTTTCATCTGGTTTTTAATGAAAGTGATGCCTGCCTGGTTTGGAATAAAAAAGCAGCAGGGAATAAATCGTGTTCTCAATAATGATCTCCCTTATTTACAGAAAGGCTAATACCAGCTCTTTCAGTTTAGAGAAAGTATTTAATAATCTTGTACCCTATATCAGGCAGCGGATGCCTGTTAATGTTTACCAGGCATACACAAGAGCAGCTGGTTTAAAGGGTGTATTAACAAACCTGCGGCATTTTTCGGGCATTAAGAGTGAT comes from Flavihumibacter fluvii and encodes:
- a CDS encoding glycosyltransferase family 4 protein, yielding MKKKLAIVSTHPIQYNAPWFGLLNQSSTVQVKVFYTWSQSQGGAKFDPGFGRVVEWDIPLLEGYDYCFVENTASKPGTSHFGGIVNPGLIPEIESWRADAVLIMGWNFSSHFSCMRYFKGRIPVMFRGDSTLLDEIPGVKRTIRRLFLTFIYRYVDYALYVGENNRLYFKAHGLKDKQLFKVPHAIDNTRFGLNKFEELAQAKRRELGICDDDFLVLFAGKMEPKKDPDFILQLAGILDEPSIKFLLVGNGVLEASLKEKAKGDNRIKFLDFQNQSAMPVMYRMADIFILPSRGPGETWGLAINEAMASGRPVMVSEKVGGAPDLVKDGQNGIIIQPGELNKAAECIRSLASDKNNWKKMAGASSSLIREFTFEKIATNIEKLISKI
- a CDS encoding glycosyltransferase; translated protein: MKILFITTSNLATNPRLLKEVRLAIDKGFTVTVICFSFNNWSKQINDELISELSGKADIHTISMRSASSFSWINASIIERTGRIFGKLHSSPRLAAISNKRSLLLLQALNYFHKHTFDFVVAHNPGALYPAWRFARKKGIPYCFDIEDYHPGETASGAEADKIRSVMRYYLRDAAYLSAASPLILQHTLEDIGDFTHPAIVVHNFFPTGEFIPPKPDYNNPKLKIIWFSQNINHGRGLEEIAAILPQFDDRVELHLIGNLNADYYEKYLKGIGSIKILSPVAQKQLHHELASYDVGLAIEPSKDLNNELAVSNKLNAYIQGGVYVLASDTKGQRQHMMDHQVSGELVNLKSKPALTAFFNQAIQQKDQLRQSMADRFEKQKKYSWETEAEKLLQVWTRIVL